The Saccharopolyspora gloriosae genome window below encodes:
- a CDS encoding beta-1,3-glucanase family protein has protein sequence MVSRRRFLGYSAAALSTPFWVQAISAPFASAAPENLKFVLQNNSGGPATAYIAGFSDAEKKAVFITKDGTPYFPEASGPEPTPVGEEAAIPVDGSVEVTVPRMYGARVYFSLNDTLEFQVVQDGDGATSVVHPNFVSEEDPNYGKDWTFAEFTLNSEQLYANISYVDFVAAPIALHLKAASGDQEVPGMPTGALDGVAEGLRAQGGNWANLVQEADGRVVRVLNPNHRAADFEGYLEPYVDEVYAKYAGESIFVDTQRDDLGVIEGKVEGDAFVFGSERFEKPSSVDIWGCNSGPFANNPESDSQERLAIVPRLAAAFNRTTLLINPNQPQDEDPATFYQNEITNHYARVVHENLPDGKGYAFAYDDVSSNAGEDHSGKVNAGDPDVFTLTLGAMR, from the coding sequence ATGGTTTCTCGCCGCCGGTTTCTCGGGTATTCCGCTGCCGCGTTGAGCACCCCGTTCTGGGTCCAGGCGATCAGCGCCCCGTTCGCGTCCGCCGCGCCCGAGAACCTGAAGTTCGTGCTGCAGAACAACTCCGGTGGTCCCGCGACCGCGTACATCGCCGGCTTCTCGGACGCCGAGAAGAAGGCCGTGTTCATCACGAAGGACGGCACCCCGTACTTCCCGGAGGCGAGTGGCCCCGAGCCGACCCCGGTCGGCGAGGAAGCCGCCATCCCGGTTGACGGCAGCGTCGAGGTCACCGTCCCGCGGATGTACGGCGCGCGGGTCTACTTCTCCCTCAACGACACGCTGGAATTCCAGGTCGTGCAGGACGGCGACGGTGCCACCTCCGTCGTGCACCCGAACTTCGTGTCCGAAGAGGACCCGAACTACGGCAAGGACTGGACGTTCGCGGAGTTCACCCTCAACTCCGAGCAGCTCTACGCCAACATCAGCTACGTCGACTTCGTCGCCGCGCCCATCGCGCTGCACCTGAAGGCGGCCAGCGGTGACCAGGAAGTCCCCGGCATGCCCACCGGTGCGCTCGACGGCGTCGCCGAGGGCCTGCGCGCCCAGGGCGGCAACTGGGCCAACCTGGTGCAGGAGGCCGACGGCCGGGTCGTGCGGGTGCTCAACCCGAACCACCGCGCCGCCGACTTCGAGGGCTACCTCGAGCCCTACGTGGACGAGGTCTACGCCAAGTACGCGGGTGAGTCGATCTTCGTCGACACCCAGCGCGACGACCTCGGCGTCATCGAGGGCAAGGTCGAGGGCGACGCGTTCGTCTTCGGTTCGGAGCGCTTCGAGAAGCCGTCCTCCGTGGACATCTGGGGTTGCAACAGCGGTCCGTTCGCCAACAACCCGGAGAGCGACTCGCAGGAGCGCCTGGCGATCGTGCCGCGCCTGGCGGCGGCGTTCAACCGCACCACGCTGCTGATCAACCCGAACCAGCCGCAGGACGAGGACCCGGCGACCTTCTACCAGAACGAGATCACCAACCACTACGCCCGCGTGGTGCACGAGAACCTGCCCGACGGCAAGGGCTACGCGTTCGCCTACGACGACGTCAGCTCGAACGCGGGCGAGGACCACAGCGGCAAGGTCAACGCCGGCGACCCCGACGTGTTCACCCTGACGCTCGGCGCCATGCGCTGA
- a CDS encoding TetR/AcrR family transcriptional regulator — protein MAVDCGPQQHTAASRQDEHVTEVAETKQKRIARRQIDKFEVRRTELAVATLNTLADLGYARTSLREIAQNSEFSHGVLHYYFADKQDLIVQAVRQYEAVCVTRYDELVANATSADELRDGFVARFFATLKTDAPLHRLWYDLRNQSLFDESFRQEVVEIDQRREEMIWRVIIRCAELAGVGTAMSSAVAYAMIDGIFQRGLSHALSGLDDEVARLEAEMPGVLALLLARS, from the coding sequence GTGGCGGTAGACTGCGGGCCGCAGCAGCACACCGCCGCCAGCCGACAGGACGAGCACGTGACCGAGGTCGCCGAGACGAAGCAGAAGCGGATCGCCCGCCGCCAGATCGACAAGTTCGAGGTGCGGCGGACCGAGCTCGCCGTCGCGACGCTGAACACCCTGGCCGACCTGGGGTACGCGCGGACGAGCCTGCGCGAGATCGCGCAGAATTCGGAGTTCTCCCACGGAGTCCTGCACTACTACTTCGCGGACAAGCAGGACCTGATCGTGCAAGCGGTCCGCCAGTACGAGGCCGTGTGCGTGACCCGGTACGACGAACTCGTCGCGAACGCGACGAGCGCGGACGAATTGCGCGACGGTTTCGTCGCCCGGTTCTTCGCGACGTTGAAGACCGACGCTCCGCTGCACCGGCTCTGGTACGACCTGCGCAACCAGAGCCTCTTCGACGAGTCGTTCCGCCAGGAAGTGGTGGAGATCGACCAGCGCCGCGAAGAGATGATCTGGCGGGTGATCATCCGCTGCGCCGAGTTGGCGGGCGTCGGGACCGCGATGTCGTCCGCGGTCGCCTACGCGATGATCGACGGGATCTTCCAGCGCGGTCTCAGTCACGCGTTGTCCGGACTGGACGACGAGGTCGCGCGGCTGGAAGCGGAGATGCCGGGCGTGCTCGCGCTGCTGCTCGCGCGGTCCTGA
- a CDS encoding SDR family NAD(P)-dependent oxidoreductase, with the protein MSSYDLTGRRALVTGGARGLGAGIAEALTKAGAAVVIGDVLEEAGKDTARALRDAGADAEFVALDVTDDDNWAAAIQQTVDSIGGLDILVNNAGVEITSLIVDLDPADVRKMLDVNVLGNSLGLKHGFRAMRPGGAAGAGGAVVNIASVAATIAFPGISLYSATKSAIDRLTRVAAAESGKLGYGVRVNSIYPGLTPTTMGNQLAADCAEIGLFPSPQAAAEAVVGLTPQGRLGQVDDMADAVVFLASDAAKYITGAGLPVDGGMGM; encoded by the coding sequence ATGAGCAGCTATGACCTGACCGGCAGAAGAGCCCTCGTGACAGGGGGTGCGCGCGGCCTCGGCGCCGGAATCGCCGAAGCGCTGACGAAGGCGGGAGCAGCGGTCGTCATCGGCGACGTGCTCGAAGAGGCCGGCAAGGACACGGCGCGAGCGCTGCGCGACGCGGGCGCCGACGCGGAGTTCGTCGCGCTCGACGTCACCGACGACGACAACTGGGCCGCGGCGATCCAGCAGACCGTCGACTCCATCGGCGGCCTGGACATCCTGGTGAACAACGCCGGGGTGGAGATCACCAGCCTGATCGTCGACCTCGACCCGGCCGACGTGCGCAAGATGCTCGACGTCAACGTGCTCGGCAACTCGCTCGGCCTCAAGCACGGCTTCCGCGCCATGCGGCCGGGCGGTGCGGCGGGCGCGGGCGGTGCCGTGGTCAACATCGCGTCGGTGGCCGCGACGATCGCGTTCCCCGGCATCTCGCTGTACTCGGCGACGAAGTCCGCGATCGACCGGCTCACCCGCGTCGCCGCCGCCGAGTCCGGGAAGCTCGGCTACGGCGTGCGCGTCAACTCGATCTACCCGGGCCTGACGCCCACCACCATGGGCAACCAGCTCGCGGCCGACTGCGCCGAGATCGGGCTGTTCCCCTCCCCGCAGGCGGCGGCGGAAGCCGTCGTCGGGCTCACCCCGCAAGGACGGCTCGGGCAGGTCGACGACATGGCCGACGCCGTGGTCTTCCTGGCCTCCGACGCCGCGAAGTACATCACCGGAGCGGGGCTTCCGGTCGATGGCGGCATGGGCATGTGA
- a CDS encoding DUF5938 domain-containing protein, whose product MATDKRVVVYGASGYTGRLICEYLREYNIPFLAAGRNHQRVKDAVDAVPGIETVEHEVVEVEHTAAALAETFRGASVVLNTVGPFARYGHEVAQACLDIGAHYTDTNGEQNWMIDAEARYGADFAARGLLLTPGLAQMYTIGEIAANICLETPGLDTLDIEVFWKGHPTVASTNTILLNAAFAKAYHLEQNEYVEWRADGWPAEVVVPGQHELGLALPWGGTSHPVWFKNDPRVANARALGGVFDRALMSAVPQIVNAALEQMEGLSTEEKLKIIDATSAQVRSEMPPRENPRINTSLDSVHASGPLGRAHCVIHGNCNYKQTALLNVHAAASLLQQPPRKAGFASSCQAFGHRELLGTLRAFGLVLDPILEVHR is encoded by the coding sequence ATGGCCACTGACAAGCGCGTCGTCGTCTACGGCGCCTCCGGGTACACCGGACGGCTGATCTGCGAATACCTGCGCGAGTACAACATCCCCTTCCTCGCGGCGGGCCGGAACCACCAGCGCGTCAAGGACGCCGTCGACGCGGTGCCCGGCATCGAGACCGTCGAGCACGAGGTCGTGGAGGTCGAGCACACCGCCGCCGCGCTCGCGGAGACCTTCCGCGGCGCCTCGGTCGTGCTCAACACCGTCGGCCCGTTCGCCCGCTACGGCCACGAGGTCGCGCAGGCCTGCCTGGACATCGGGGCGCACTACACCGACACCAACGGCGAGCAGAACTGGATGATCGACGCCGAAGCGCGCTACGGCGCCGACTTCGCCGCGCGGGGCCTGCTGCTCACCCCGGGCCTGGCGCAGATGTACACCATCGGCGAGATCGCGGCGAACATCTGCCTGGAGACGCCCGGCCTGGACACCCTCGACATCGAGGTGTTCTGGAAGGGGCACCCGACCGTCGCCTCCACCAACACGATCCTGCTCAACGCGGCGTTCGCGAAGGCCTACCACCTGGAGCAGAACGAGTACGTGGAGTGGCGGGCGGACGGCTGGCCCGCCGAAGTGGTGGTGCCCGGCCAGCACGAGCTCGGGCTGGCGCTGCCCTGGGGCGGCACGTCGCACCCGGTGTGGTTCAAGAACGACCCGCGGGTGGCCAACGCCCGTGCGCTGGGCGGCGTGTTCGACAGGGCGTTGATGTCGGCCGTGCCGCAGATCGTCAACGCCGCGCTGGAGCAGATGGAGGGGCTCTCCACCGAGGAGAAGCTCAAGATCATCGACGCGACCTCCGCGCAGGTCCGCAGCGAGATGCCGCCGCGGGAGAACCCGCGCATCAACACCTCGCTCGACTCGGTGCACGCCTCGGGTCCGCTGGGGCGCGCGCACTGCGTGATCCACGGCAACTGCAACTACAAGCAGACCGCGCTGCTCAACGTGCACGCCGCCGCGTCGCTGCTGCAGCAGCCGCCGCGCAAGGCCGGGTTCGCCTCCAGCTGCCAGGCCTTCGGGCACCGGGAGCTGCTGGGCACGCTGCGCGCGTTCGGCCTGGTGCTCGACCCGATCCTGGAAGTCCACCGCTGA